The Deltaproteobacteria bacterium DNA window CAGGAGATCCGCTCGCCCCTCCTGGAGAAGACCGAGCTTTTCAGCCGCAGCATCGGACAGGACACCGATATCGTCAGCAAAGAGATGTACACCTTCCCCGACGGGAAAGGGGGGAGCATCACCCTGCGCCCGGAGGCCACAGCCTCCCTGGTCCGGGCCTATGTCCAACATCGCCTCTATCTGCAAAATCCTGTGCAGAAGCTTTATACCATCGGCCCGATGTTCAGGCGCGAACGCCCCCAGAAGGGTCGTTTCAGGCAATTCCACCAAATCGACGTGGAGATATTCGGGGACCCGGGCCCCCGCTCCGATGCGGATCTCATCGTCATGGCCGTGTTCCTGTTCGAATCTTTAGGCTTGAGGAATCTAACGCTTCATATAAACACACTGGGATGCCGCGGATGCCGCGGCCAATTCAGGGACGAACTCAGGAAGTACCTGGCCGAAAGGACCCCGGATCTCTGTACAGACTGCCGCCGCCGAGTGGAGACGAATCCCCTTCGTGTCTTTGACTGCAAGCTCGAAAAATGCAGGGAAGTGGTCTCCGGGGCCCCGTCTATTCTTGATTTCATATGCGATGAGTGCGGGTCGCATTTCCAAGGACTCCAGGATTACTTAAAAGAATCCCGGGTTCCCTTTGAGATCGATCACAAACTGGTTCGCGGCCTGGACTATTACAATCGGACCACTTTCGAAATCCAGACGGACCGACTGGGAGCACAAAATGCCGTTACAGGAGGAGGCCGGTACGACGGGCTGGTCAAAGAAATCGGGGGTCCGGATCATCCCGGCATCGGCTTCGCCATCGGGATGGAAAGACTCATCACCCTGCTGGAAGAAGACCGTAAACCTGTGAGCCACGGTCCCGATCTTTTCATGATCGGCCTGGGGGAGAGGGCGGAAAAGAAAGTGTTCCAATGGGCCAACGCCTTGAGGCGGTCCGGGCTGTGGGTCGAGATGGAATACGCCCCAAAGGGCCTGAAGGCCCAGATGAAGAGGGCGGACCGGATGGGGGCCGGGAAGGTCTTTATCGTGGGGGACAACGAATTGGAAAGCGGAAAAGGCATCCTGAGGGACATGAACACCAAGGTCCAGGAAGAGATCGAACTGGACGATCCGGTCAAACAACTGGAGGCGAGGATCGGGTCACCGCGGGAAGCCAAGGGCCCGGATGATTCAGCTGCTCCTTGAAAGGATTTTTTCATCCCCCGGTCCCCCGGCGGGAAAGGGTTTCACGCCAGCCTTTTGAGGGCCGGTTTTTTTGTGCCCGGCAAGAAGAAATGAGGAAATGATGGAGATAACAACTATAGATAGCATTGACAGGCTCGAAGACTGGAAACGGACCCACGACTGCGGGAGTCTGCGCTCGGAAAACATCGGTCAGGAGGCCCTCCTGATGGGATGGGTCAACAGCCGGAGGGACCTTGGAAACCTTATCTTTATCGACCTTCGGGACAGAGAAGGCCTCACCCAGATCGTTTTCGACCCACAGGAGGACCCCGAGAGCCACCGCAGGGCCCATGTCCTCAGAAATGAATGGGTCATAGCGGTCAAGGGAATCGTTACTCCACGGCTAGAGGGGCAGGAGAACCCGGCCCTTCCCACCGGGGCCGTCGAGGTGAAGGTCCGGGAGCTCAAGATCCTGAACCGGACCGAGACCCCGCCCTTCCAGGTGGACGGCATGGTGGACGGCTCGGAGGTCCTCCGGCTGAAATACCGGTACCTGGAACTTAGGAGGCACCGGGTCTTCGAGACCTTCCGGAAGCGCCATCGCATGGCCGCATGCATCCGGACTCACCTCAACGAAAGGGGATTCATCGAGGTGGAGACCCCGTTCCTGACCAAAAGCACGCCCGAGGGTGCCAGGGACTACCTGGTCCCCAGCCGGGTCAACCGGGGCATGTTTTACGCCCTCCCCCAATCCCCCCAACTCTTCAAGCAGCTTTTGATGATCGGCGGCTTCGACCGTTATTACCAGATCGTTCGCTGCTTCAGGGACGAGGACCTGAGGGCGGATCGGCAGCCGGAATTCACTCAGGTGGACATGGAAATGGCCTTCACGAACGAGGAGGGCGTCATGGAGGTCGTGGAGGGGATGCTCCAGGCCCTTTTCCGCGACGTTCTGGACCGTGACCTCTCTCTCCCCCTGCCCCGGATGGAATACCGCGAGGCCATGGACCGTTTCGGCACAGACCGACCAGATCTAAGATTCGGCCTGGAGCTTCGCGAGATCACCGACCTTGCGGGCCGATCGGAGTTCCGGGTATTCAAGAACGTAATCGCATCAGGGGGCGTGGTCAAGGCCATAAATGTCAAGGGGGGCGCCGCAGCCTTTTCCCGGAAGGTCCTTGACGAACTAGGCCGTTCGGCGGTTGATCTCGGTGGCAAGGGACTCTCCTGGATCAAGATCAAAGAAGACGGGTGGCAGTCGAGCCTCGATAAATTCTTCGGGGAGGAGATCAAAACCGAAATGAACCGCAGGATGGAAGGGGAGCCCGGAGACCTGTTCCTCCTGGTTTCGGACCAGCCTGCCATCGTCAACCGGGTCCTGGGGGCCTTGAGGCTGGAAGTGGCCCGGCGGCAGGACCTGATCCAGGGATCGGATCCGTCGCTCCTTTGGGTGACCCGATTTCCCCTCCTTGAATACGACGAAGAGGAAGGGCGCTGGGTGGCCGTTCACCATCCCTTTACGGCACCCCTGGACGAGGACCTGTCCTACCTGGAGGAAGACCCAGGAAGGGTGCGGGCCCGGGCCTACGACATCGTGCTAAACGGAAGTGAAATCGGCGGGGGAAGCGTCAGGATCCACAATCTGGCGGTCCAGGAAGAGGTCTTCAGAAACCTGGGGATCTCTCCTGAAGAGGCCCGGCTTAAATTCGGGTTCTTCCTCGAGGCCCTTAAATATGGAGCGCCTCCCCACGCCGGCATTGCTCTGGGTTTCGACCGGCTCGTGGCCATTCTGGCGGGAGTGGACTCCATCCGGGATGTCATCGCCTTCCCCAAAACGGCAAGCGCCACCTGTCCCCTGACCGATGCCCCCTCCCGGGTGGACTCCCGCCAGCTCGAAGAGCTGGGGTTGTCCCTCCGGACCCAGGATTGAAGCCCCCATCGCAATTCAGGAGCCTTGACGGATATCTCCTTTCCGGGTCCCCCGTGGCCCGCCGGCCCTCCTGAAAATCTCCGCGGGGCGGCAGGGCTTTGCCCGCATTTTCCGCCTTTTTTAGGAATTTGTCCCCTTTTTATCCTTGACAAACGGGGTTTCATGGGGCATAAGCCTGCCCGGTTTTAAATCAAAAAAAGAGAAAGGATGTGATAGCCATGGTTTGTGCAACGGTAAAACAAGGGATGGAATGCACCTTCATGGGCAAGGAAGGGTGTCGATTTAACGGAGGATCCTGTCATACTATAGTTGAGCAATGTGAAGGATGCCAGAGGATCCTGGATCTCCCCACCGGAAAATTCTGCGCGAATTTTCCCGATCCCGCCATCAAGTGGCGATTCGGAACCTGCAACATGGCCACCCACGTTAAGACTTCCAAGGGCGTCAAGAACAACAAGATCAACCCCTTGAAGGCTTCCAAGCGCGGGAGATAAAAAGAGCCGCAGGGAAATATCATCCTTTTGTCAATCCGTCGGGACTGGAACGACACGGGGAGACCTTTGAAAAATGTTCAACTTTGTCCAAGGGTCAAGGAAGGCGAAAATTTTAACCGCAGGAATACATTGAAGTATTTCGAGGATTAAAATTTGAGCCTGACGCAGAGATTGGGCAAAAGGGGGCATTTTTCAAAGGTCTCACGGGTTCGTTCCCAGGAAGGATAGGTCTGTCTATTTTTCGAGGTAGACTAGGAATTCCCGATTACCCTTGGGGCCGAGGATAGGAGATGGAATGGGCTCGCCTACGGACCAGCCCGCCTCCGTGAAAAAACTGCTCCAAGTCCGCCAGGACCTGCCGGTGGAGTTCAGGGTCCCTGACGACTCCACCCTTTCCGACCTTTCCCTTCCCCACCTCGAACTGGGGCTTGATCAGGGCGATAATAAAGGAGTTTTCCCCGAGGCAGGCCGAAACCGGGGGAACCACGAGCTTCAGGGATATAAAGGAAACATCGATGACCGCCCCCTCCACCCGTTCCCCCAAATCCTCCGGTCTCAGGTAGCGGGCGTTGCTTCTTTCCAGGACCCGTACCCGGGGATCCTGCCGGAGTTTCCAGTGGAGCTGCCCGTACCCGACATCCAGGGCGATCACCCTCTTCGCCCCATGCTGGAGCAGGCAATCGGTGAAACCGCCCGTGGATGCCCCGACATCCAGGAGGACCTTCCCCTGGACATCAACGGAAAAGGCCTTCAAGGCAGCCTCGAGTTTCAACCCGCCGCGGCTTACATAAGGAGGATGGGGCTCCTTAAGGACCAGGGAGGAAGAAAGCTGTGTCGTATGCCCGGGCTTATCAACCCTCAGGCCGTCCACCTCAACGAGTCCGGCCATGATCATGCGTTTCGCCTTCTCCCGGCTCTCCGCCAGCCCCCTTTCCACAAGCAACAGATCCAGCCGGATCTTTTCACTTCGTGATTTGCCCCCAGAAATCTCTGGCCTCCTTGAGAATGCCCGCGGAGTCCAACCCGTATTTTTCCTTCAGCACCTGGACCGGACCGTGTTCGATGAAGGAGTCTGGAAGACCGATCCTCCACACCGGGAGTTTCGTGATTCCGGCGTCGTTTAAGAGTTCGAGGACCGCGCTCCCGAATCCCCCTTGCCGGACGTTTTCTTCCAGGGTCAGGATTCCCCGGACCTCCCGGGCTGCATCGATCAACCTCCTGTCCATGGGTTTGACGAAGCGGGTGTTCACCACGCCCACGGAAATTCCCTCCCTTTCCATGGCCTCGGCCGCTTCAAGGGCAGGCAAAACCATGCTGCCCAAGGCCAGGAAAAGAAGATCGGTCCCTTCCCTTAAGAACTCAGCCTCCCCGATGGGGATTTCCCTGAACTCCTTCTCCAGGGCGACACCGTAGCCCCTTCCCCGGGGATAACGGATGGCCACGGGCCCGGGCTGTTTCAGGGCGGTATAGAGCATGTGACGGAGTTCGTTTTCATCCTTGGGGGCCATGAGGGTCATCCCTGGCAGACTTCTCAGGTAAGTGATATCCAAATGACCGTGATGGGTGGGACCGTCTTCCCCTACCAGCCCGCCGCGATCCAGGCAGAAGACTACGGGGAGGCCGGGAAGGCAAACATCATGGATGATCTGGTCGAAGGCGCGCTGGAGAAAGGTGGAATAGATTGCGACGACGGGCCGAAGACCCTCCGTCGCCAGCCCGGCCGCAAAGGTGACCGCATGTTGTTCCGCAATCCCTACGTCCAGAAACCGATCCGGAAAGGTCTCCCCGAATCGGTTCAAGCCCGTTCCTTCGGGCATGGCCGCCGTGATGGCGAAGATGCGAGGATCTCTTTCGCCCAGCTCTATCATGGTGTTTCCGAAAACCTCCGTGTAGGTCGGGGGTTTCGGTGTCGGGGGCTTGGGGGGGGATCCGGTTGAGATCTCGAAACTCCCCACCCCGTGAAAGTGGGCGGGATCTTTCTCGGCCGGAGGATAGCCCTTACCCTTTACGGTCAGCACATGGACGAGCACGGGGCCGTCGAGGTGCAGGGTGTTCTCAAAGGCCTCTATGAGCCGGTCCAGACGGTGCCCCTGGATCGGGCCGATGTAACGGAACTTGAAGGCCTCAAAAAGCATACCGGGCGTAAAGAAGGAGATAAAGGAATCTTCACTCTTTCGAACCAGGTTGAGAATGTTGTCCCCCACCCCCGGAATAGACTTGAGGCGGTCCATGATCTCCTTTTTGAACTGAACAACCCGCCGGCCCGTCAATTTTCGGCTCACGAAGGAAGAAAGGGCCCCCACGTTGGGGGCGATGGACATGGCGTTGTCGTTCAGCACCACGATGAGGTCTTTTTCCGTATCCCCCGCCTGGTTCAAGCCCTCGAAGGCCATGCCCCCGGTAAGGGAACCGTCACCGATCACCGCAATGACCTTCGCCTTTTCTCCCTTCAGGGCCTTGGCCGTGCTGATCCCCAGCCCGGCCGAGATGGAGGTGCTGCTGTGGCCCGTATCAAAGGTGTCGTAAGGGCTCTCGGACCGCTTCGGGAAGCCGCTGATACCGCCATAGGTCCTCAGGGTCCGGAACCGTTCCCTCCTGCCCGTTACCAGTTTGTGGGTGTAAGCCTGGTGCCCCACGTCCCAGATGATCTTGTCCTTCGGGGCGTCGAAGACGTAATGAAGGGCGATGGTGAGTTCCACCACCCCGAGGCTCGGGGCCAGGTGTCCCCCGTTTCTGGACACGGTCTCGATGATCTCCCGGCGGATCTCCTTGGCCAATCTCTCCAGGTCCTTAAGGTCCAAGTCCTTGAGGTCCGCCGGGCTGTCGA harbors:
- a CDS encoding PxxKW family cysteine-rich protein, producing MVCATVKQGMECTFMGKEGCRFNGGSCHTIVEQCEGCQRILDLPTGKFCANFPDPAIKWRFGTCNMATHVKTSKGVKNNKINPLKASKRGR
- a CDS encoding 1-deoxy-D-xylulose-5-phosphate synthase, whose protein sequence is MGNGETTSILKQIDSPADLKDLDLKDLERLAKEIRREIIETVSRNGGHLAPSLGVVELTIALHYVFDAPKDKIIWDVGHQAYTHKLVTGRRERFRTLRTYGGISGFPKRSESPYDTFDTGHSSTSISAGLGISTAKALKGEKAKVIAVIGDGSLTGGMAFEGLNQAGDTEKDLIVVLNDNAMSIAPNVGALSSFVSRKLTGRRVVQFKKEIMDRLKSIPGVGDNILNLVRKSEDSFISFFTPGMLFEAFKFRYIGPIQGHRLDRLIEAFENTLHLDGPVLVHVLTVKGKGYPPAEKDPAHFHGVGSFEISTGSPPKPPTPKPPTYTEVFGNTMIELGERDPRIFAITAAMPEGTGLNRFGETFPDRFLDVGIAEQHAVTFAAGLATEGLRPVVAIYSTFLQRAFDQIIHDVCLPGLPVVFCLDRGGLVGEDGPTHHGHLDITYLRSLPGMTLMAPKDENELRHMLYTALKQPGPVAIRYPRGRGYGVALEKEFREIPIGEAEFLREGTDLLFLALGSMVLPALEAAEAMEREGISVGVVNTRFVKPMDRRLIDAAREVRGILTLEENVRQGGFGSAVLELLNDAGITKLPVWRIGLPDSFIEHGPVQVLKEKYGLDSAGILKEARDFWGQITK
- a CDS encoding histidine--tRNA ligase, with protein sequence MEFRTLKGFKDILPDEAGTWRWLEQRARAVFVSYGFQEIRSPLLEKTELFSRSIGQDTDIVSKEMYTFPDGKGGSITLRPEATASLVRAYVQHRLYLQNPVQKLYTIGPMFRRERPQKGRFRQFHQIDVEIFGDPGPRSDADLIVMAVFLFESLGLRNLTLHINTLGCRGCRGQFRDELRKYLAERTPDLCTDCRRRVETNPLRVFDCKLEKCREVVSGAPSILDFICDECGSHFQGLQDYLKESRVPFEIDHKLVRGLDYYNRTTFEIQTDRLGAQNAVTGGGRYDGLVKEIGGPDHPGIGFAIGMERLITLLEEDRKPVSHGPDLFMIGLGERAEKKVFQWANALRRSGLWVEMEYAPKGLKAQMKRADRMGAGKVFIVGDNELESGKGILRDMNTKVQEEIELDDPVKQLEARIGSPREAKGPDDSAAP
- the aspS gene encoding aspartate--tRNA ligase translates to MEITTIDSIDRLEDWKRTHDCGSLRSENIGQEALLMGWVNSRRDLGNLIFIDLRDREGLTQIVFDPQEDPESHRRAHVLRNEWVIAVKGIVTPRLEGQENPALPTGAVEVKVRELKILNRTETPPFQVDGMVDGSEVLRLKYRYLELRRHRVFETFRKRHRMAACIRTHLNERGFIEVETPFLTKSTPEGARDYLVPSRVNRGMFYALPQSPQLFKQLLMIGGFDRYYQIVRCFRDEDLRADRQPEFTQVDMEMAFTNEEGVMEVVEGMLQALFRDVLDRDLSLPLPRMEYREAMDRFGTDRPDLRFGLELREITDLAGRSEFRVFKNVIASGGVVKAINVKGGAAAFSRKVLDELGRSAVDLGGKGLSWIKIKEDGWQSSLDKFFGEEIKTEMNRRMEGEPGDLFLLVSDQPAIVNRVLGALRLEVARRQDLIQGSDPSLLWVTRFPLLEYDEEEGRWVAVHHPFTAPLDEDLSYLEEDPGRVRARAYDIVLNGSEIGGGSVRIHNLAVQEEVFRNLGISPEEARLKFGFFLEALKYGAPPHAGIALGFDRLVAILAGVDSIRDVIAFPKTASATCPLTDAPSRVDSRQLEELGLSLRTQD